The Amylolactobacillus amylophilus DSM 20533 = JCM 1125 genome contains a region encoding:
- the lspA gene encoding signal peptidase II, with amino-acid sequence MIIFYFIISILAIVADQALKFFIVQNYSVGEVQEIIPRVLSFNYIQNDGAASNIFSGQMWLFYIISAVVIPTVIYLLIKHRQGHWSFKLGLALVLGGIIGNLIDRIRLHYVVDMFQLDFIQFNIFNVADAAISVGVVFIFIYLIFLDKEEK; translated from the coding sequence ATGATAATATTTTATTTTATCATCAGTATATTGGCAATTGTTGCCGATCAAGCCCTCAAGTTTTTCATCGTCCAGAACTACAGTGTAGGAGAGGTGCAGGAGATCATCCCCCGAGTGCTATCCTTTAACTACATCCAAAATGACGGTGCGGCTAGCAACATCTTCAGCGGCCAAATGTGGCTATTCTACATCATCAGTGCGGTTGTCATCCCGACGGTCATCTATCTGCTGATCAAGCACCGCCAGGGACACTGGTCATTTAAATTGGGATTGGCTCTTGTGCTAGGGGGCATCATCGGTAATTTAATCGATCGTATCAGACTGCACTATGTGGTCGATATGTTCCAACTTGATTTCATCCAGTTCAATATTTTCAACGTTGCAGACGCAGCAATCTCCGTTGGGGTAGTATTTATTTTCATCTACTTGATTTTCTTAGATAAAGAGGAAAAATGA
- a CDS encoding uracil-xanthine permease family protein translates to MTDYKKDPSILLDIEDKPGLGRGIFLSIQHLFAMFGSTVLVPILVGLNPGIALFASGVGTLLHILITHRKIPLYMGSSFAFITIMISLMKTAGYPAVAQGIIAVGVVYLLIALIVSFVGHDWIDKALPPIVVGPIVMDIGLSLAGTAASDATMTAAGKYEIKFFLVALFTLFATIFFTMFFKGFISQVAILLGIIVGYLFAAALGLVDFAPVMAAKWFQVPDFDIIFVSYRPQMYWGAIIGMVPIAFVTMTEHLGHIMVLNEMTGRNFFKDPGLAKTLTGDGTASIFSGLVGGPALTSYGENIGVMAITKIHSIYILIGAAMFAIVFSFVGKLSALIQSIPRPVLGGVSFLLFGVIAASGLKILVENKVDFNKKRNLMIASVVLVIGIGNAVLQLAPTLQFSGLTVASIVGIILNLILPKHAASESVENE, encoded by the coding sequence ATGACAGACTATAAGAAAGATCCATCAATTTTACTTGATATTGAGGACAAGCCGGGACTTGGCCGCGGTATATTCCTCTCCATCCAACACTTATTTGCCATGTTTGGTTCAACTGTACTGGTACCAATTCTTGTGGGTTTAAATCCTGGCATAGCACTGTTTGCTTCAGGGGTCGGTACGCTACTCCATATTTTAATTACTCACCGCAAAATTCCACTCTACATGGGCTCAAGTTTTGCCTTCATTACAATCATGATTAGCCTAATGAAAACAGCGGGTTATCCAGCAGTAGCACAAGGAATTATTGCCGTCGGTGTCGTTTATCTGCTAATCGCATTAATTGTTAGCTTCGTCGGTCACGATTGGATTGACAAGGCCTTGCCACCAATCGTCGTCGGACCGATTGTCATGGACATTGGACTCTCACTTGCTGGAACAGCAGCGAGCGATGCAACAATGACGGCAGCAGGGAAGTATGAAATCAAATTCTTCTTAGTCGCACTCTTCACACTTTTTGCCACAATCTTCTTCACTATGTTCTTTAAGGGTTTCATTTCGCAAGTAGCAATCTTACTAGGAATCATCGTCGGCTACTTATTTGCTGCAGCACTCGGCTTGGTCGACTTCGCACCTGTTATGGCAGCAAAATGGTTCCAAGTACCAGATTTTGATATCATTTTTGTTAGCTATCGACCTCAAATGTATTGGGGTGCTATAATTGGGATGGTTCCGATTGCATTCGTTACGATGACTGAGCACCTAGGCCACATCATGGTCCTAAACGAAATGACAGGTAGAAACTTCTTCAAAGATCCAGGACTCGCTAAAACACTGACAGGTGACGGTACAGCTTCAATCTTCTCCGGCCTGGTCGGTGGTCCTGCACTAACAAGTTATGGCGAAAACATTGGTGTCATGGCAATCACAAAGATTCACTCCATTTATATCCTGATTGGCGCAGCAATGTTTGCTATAGTCTTTAGTTTCGTTGGTAAACTGTCAGCGCTAATTCAGAGTATTCCACGGCCAGTACTCGGCGGCGTAAGCTTCCTGTTATTTGGTGTTATCGCTGCCAGTGGCCTTAAAATCCTCGTAGAAAATAAAGTAGACTTCAATAAAAAAAGAAATCTGATGATTGCATCTGTTGTACTAGTAATTGGAATTGGTAATGCAGTGTTGCAACTAGCGCCAACACTTCAATTCTCCGGTTTAACAGTGGCATCAATCGTCGGTATTATCTTAAATCTTATACTGCCTAAGCACGCAGCAAGTGAAAGTGTAGAAAATGAATAA
- a CDS encoding carbamoyl phosphate synthase small subunit → MNNRYLILEDGSSYQGIGFGAPIIATGELAVETANFGYQESLTDQTNAGRILVFTTPIIGATGISAIDYESINPSVKGIVVNDLAIKIAGSNSFQDLDQFLREKNIPGIYQIDTRNIVKKFSTLDVQKASIMDTNDQHAIDQIKALVLPKNKVQNTSTVDAYAAPNIGKTIAIIDLGLKHSLLRELSLRKINSVVLPYNVSLEEILNLRPDGIIISNGPGKLESINVDLEEIIKALQSTIPIMGIGLGYLVLSKFLNLQINDLRPNYIGSNYPVLNTSNSEIWQTAMNIQQIASVPEITDNVSFSEQFIDLHQNYLAGYIWSDKRMIGVAFNPEGSPGNFDARLIFDIFLKMME, encoded by the coding sequence ATGAATAACCGTTACTTAATATTAGAAGATGGGAGCTCCTATCAAGGAATTGGCTTTGGCGCACCGATCATTGCAACAGGAGAATTAGCCGTGGAAACGGCTAATTTTGGTTATCAAGAATCTTTGACAGACCAAACAAACGCCGGTCGGATACTTGTCTTCACCACACCAATCATCGGTGCAACCGGGATTAGTGCCATTGATTATGAGTCGATCAACCCGTCAGTCAAGGGCATCGTCGTCAATGATCTGGCTATTAAGATTGCTGGTAGTAACTCTTTCCAAGACCTGGACCAATTCCTCCGCGAAAAGAATATCCCCGGTATTTATCAGATTGATACCCGTAATATTGTCAAAAAGTTTAGTACATTGGACGTCCAAAAGGCTAGTATCATGGATACCAATGATCAACATGCGATTGACCAGATTAAGGCCCTAGTACTGCCAAAAAACAAAGTCCAGAATACGTCGACGGTTGATGCCTACGCAGCGCCAAATATTGGTAAAACAATTGCAATCATCGATCTGGGATTAAAGCATTCGCTACTGCGTGAGCTTTCCTTGCGCAAAATCAACTCTGTCGTCTTGCCATATAATGTCTCACTAGAGGAAATTCTTAATCTCCGGCCTGATGGCATCATCATTTCAAATGGGCCCGGCAAGCTAGAGTCCATTAATGTTGACCTGGAAGAGATTATCAAAGCACTCCAGTCGACAATTCCGATTATGGGAATTGGGTTAGGATACCTCGTACTTAGCAAATTCTTGAACTTGCAAATTAACGATTTAAGGCCGAACTATATCGGCTCGAACTATCCCGTACTGAATACTAGCAATTCTGAAATCTGGCAAACGGCCATGAACATCCAACAGATTGCGTCAGTACCCGAAATAACTGATAATGTGAGTTTCTCTGAGCAATTCATTGATCTCCACCAGAATTACCTGGCGGGATATATTTGGTCGGACAAAAGAATGATTGGTGTGGCCTTCAACCCTGAGGGTTCACCAGGTAACTTCGACGCACGTTTAATTTTCGATATTTTTCTCAAAATGATGGAGTAA
- a CDS encoding carbamoyl phosphate synthase large subunit: MPLKNELNKLLIIGSGPNIVGEVAEFDLITKQAIESFLEDSIKLVIVNPNPATVATDPSADVTVYLEPMTIDFLKRILRMEQPDAIVTALGSSISIQMALELKQSGILDELEIKLLTINNQTLEVVQDKRKLIEVLSANNLPCSKNFELNESVSELQKHLSSIQFPLIIAKADRFRERRHIKVTDEQELLGYLEKEARTSDYNTENYQFYEDLSDWEEILVDVLRDNEGNLNFVNFAGSIEPVSINRGDSVLVSPILTLNNQSIQKIRAITKKIGQIFNHHGILSVHFAVKQQSDRVSIKVLSIRPRITRSTLLAYRAGTYNIGYVLAKIALGYNLNEITNPNSGLNAAIEPILDMVATKFPNWSFTESGENHYLLNDKMQASGEAIGIGHNFETAMMKGIESTNSFEQNMTLYHKYLTEDIDDLLTELAHPGERHLIQLVIALVRGVSLTKLRQLIKIHPVYLQKFNNIAQVISQLRTTYFSTDNNEATAALLYRAKLLGFSNTLIAQITHQHPDVIIKNVREAGIEPSFIQLDGTAGMYTPQVSAVYSAYGVHNEVEPIKSDKPKLLIIGLGPFQISLNSEFDFMLFHAIKTLKELGYETIIISNNSEAISSSYRLVDRVYFEPITIENILRIAKYEGVTSIMTQFSGKQTNHFVGALQEHGLHIVGQEHFDLYHLDQKEVLNKLLTNLDFNGVPGTSTTTLTDALAYSNEIGFPVLVGGKTQNRPQKSAVVFDEPALREYILQNQLDKINISKFIDGQKYEVTAISDGENVTIPGIIEHLEQSGSHASDSIAVFNPQNLTSDQRRQIRDMTVSLSHLIKMRGFLNIHFLIFQGTIYVLQIKTYAGHNVPFLSKALRQDITKVATKVILGSSLQELGLPADIWPSNNLIYVKMPVFSYINYHGENTFDSKMKASGSVVGRDTKLSKALYKGYAGAGLTIPTYGSIFISVKDEDKKEATNLAHRFHLLGFKIFATEGTASILAETGITVNIVPKVEGSNHNVIDKLTAHKINLVINVTNYSDLANQDATQIKDAALHAHIPVFSSLKTASYVLEVLESLALTTQPI, encoded by the coding sequence ATGCCTCTAAAAAACGAACTAAATAAGCTTCTCATAATTGGCTCCGGCCCGAATATCGTAGGTGAGGTGGCAGAGTTCGACTTGATTACTAAGCAGGCCATTGAATCATTTCTTGAGGATTCAATCAAGTTAGTAATTGTGAACCCAAACCCAGCTACGGTGGCCACAGACCCGAGCGCGGACGTTACTGTTTATCTTGAACCCATGACGATTGATTTCCTGAAACGAATTCTGCGCATGGAGCAACCAGATGCTATTGTTACGGCACTAGGTAGTAGTATTTCCATCCAGATGGCACTTGAACTGAAACAGTCTGGGATACTCGATGAACTCGAAATCAAACTACTAACCATCAATAATCAGACACTAGAGGTTGTCCAGGATAAGAGAAAACTAATTGAGGTGCTTTCCGCAAACAATTTACCTTGCAGCAAGAATTTTGAACTTAATGAGAGTGTGAGCGAACTCCAGAAGCATCTTTCGAGCATCCAATTTCCACTCATCATAGCGAAAGCCGACCGGTTTCGTGAGCGCAGACACATTAAAGTGACTGACGAGCAAGAGCTACTCGGTTACTTGGAAAAAGAGGCTAGGACGAGCGACTATAATACAGAAAACTACCAATTCTACGAAGACCTCTCCGATTGGGAGGAAATTTTAGTGGACGTACTAAGAGACAACGAGGGTAACCTAAACTTCGTTAACTTTGCCGGGTCCATCGAGCCAGTCTCCATCAATAGAGGTGATTCAGTCCTCGTATCGCCCATTCTCACACTTAATAATCAGTCAATTCAGAAAATTCGCGCCATCACGAAGAAAATTGGTCAAATTTTCAATCATCATGGTATTTTAAGTGTCCATTTCGCTGTTAAGCAGCAGAGTGACCGTGTCTCCATCAAGGTTTTAAGTATTAGGCCGCGAATTACCCGCAGCACACTGCTCGCTTATCGAGCAGGGACTTATAATATTGGCTATGTCCTTGCCAAAATTGCGCTGGGCTACAACCTGAACGAGATTACAAATCCAAACTCTGGTTTAAATGCCGCAATCGAGCCAATTCTCGACATGGTAGCAACCAAGTTTCCCAACTGGTCCTTCACCGAATCTGGTGAAAATCATTATTTGTTGAACGATAAGATGCAGGCGAGTGGGGAGGCGATTGGAATTGGCCATAACTTCGAGACCGCGATGATGAAGGGGATTGAGTCTACAAATTCGTTCGAACAGAACATGACGTTGTACCACAAGTATCTCACAGAAGATATTGACGACTTACTAACCGAACTCGCACATCCAGGTGAGCGTCATCTAATTCAACTTGTAATTGCGTTAGTTCGGGGAGTTAGTTTGACGAAACTCCGGCAATTAATCAAAATTCACCCAGTCTACCTCCAAAAGTTTAACAACATCGCGCAGGTAATCAGCCAATTACGCACAACATACTTTTCGACAGATAATAATGAGGCAACAGCAGCATTGTTGTATCGAGCCAAACTACTGGGCTTTTCAAACACACTGATTGCCCAGATAACACACCAACACCCAGATGTAATCATCAAAAATGTCCGAGAGGCAGGAATTGAACCGAGTTTTATTCAGCTAGATGGAACTGCCGGCATGTATACGCCACAAGTTTCCGCCGTTTACTCAGCCTACGGTGTTCATAATGAAGTAGAACCAATCAAGTCAGACAAGCCCAAGTTATTAATTATTGGATTAGGGCCATTCCAAATTTCATTAAACTCAGAATTTGATTTCATGCTTTTCCACGCCATTAAAACACTGAAAGAGCTCGGCTATGAGACGATTATTATCAGTAATAACTCGGAAGCAATTAGTTCCAGTTACCGTTTGGTTGACCGTGTTTATTTCGAACCCATCACCATCGAGAACATTCTCCGGATTGCCAAATATGAGGGCGTCACATCAATCATGACGCAGTTCAGTGGCAAGCAGACCAACCATTTCGTCGGTGCATTACAAGAACATGGGTTACATATCGTAGGGCAAGAACACTTTGACTTGTACCACCTGGACCAAAAAGAGGTCCTGAATAAACTCTTAACGAACCTGGATTTCAACGGCGTTCCTGGTACGTCAACCACTACGCTCACGGACGCACTGGCATACTCAAATGAGATTGGCTTTCCGGTTCTGGTAGGTGGCAAGACGCAGAATAGACCGCAGAAATCCGCCGTTGTCTTCGATGAACCGGCCCTAAGGGAGTACATCCTGCAGAATCAACTCGATAAAATCAATATCAGTAAGTTTATTGACGGCCAGAAGTACGAAGTGACGGCGATTAGTGATGGTGAGAATGTGACTATTCCCGGGATTATTGAACACCTGGAGCAGTCCGGTTCCCACGCTAGCGATTCCATTGCGGTCTTTAATCCGCAGAATTTAACATCCGATCAGCGGCGGCAAATTCGCGATATGACGGTAAGCCTTAGCCATCTAATTAAAATGCGTGGCTTCTTAAATATTCATTTTCTAATTTTTCAGGGAACAATCTATGTGCTTCAAATTAAGACCTATGCAGGTCATAATGTGCCATTTCTCTCGAAGGCACTCAGGCAGGATATCACTAAAGTAGCGACAAAAGTAATTCTGGGCAGTAGCCTCCAAGAACTAGGTCTGCCAGCGGATATCTGGCCATCGAATAACCTGATTTACGTCAAGATGCCTGTATTTTCGTACATTAATTATCACGGCGAGAACACCTTCGATTCGAAGATGAAGGCTAGTGGTTCCGTGGTTGGTCGGGATACAAAACTCAGCAAGGCGCTCTATAAGGGTTATGCTGGTGCCGGGTTGACTATTCCCACATATGGGTCAATCTTTATTTCCGTTAAGGACGAGGATAAGAAGGAAGCAACAAATCTCGCACACAGATTCCATTTGTTAGGCTTCAAAATTTTTGCGACCGAGGGTACGGCAAGTATACTGGCCGAGACTGGAATTACGGTTAACATCGTGCCGAAGGTTGAAGGGAGCAACCACAACGTAATTGATAAGCTAACCGCGCACAAAATCAACTTGGTCATTAATGTCACCAACTATTCTGATTTGGCTAACCAGGACGCAACACAAATCAAGGACGCAGCATTACATGCCCACATTCCCGTCTTCTCAAGTCTAAAGACGGCAAGCTACGTACTTGAGGTATTAGAGTCACTTGCATTGACTACCCAGCCAATCTAG
- a CDS encoding reverse transcriptase-like protein: MLIIKTDAAFDPVTKNASIAYVIQDFTSKRIIASNAKRINVQDNHQAEFEALIDALKYLIDHDLTESIIEILTDSKGLFLSIEKSYSKSYPAESQLITDLLSQFNLYYTKLISDKENKHAHRLAITALHKKKEDQ; this comes from the coding sequence ATGTTAATTATAAAAACCGATGCTGCCTTTGATCCCGTGACTAAGAATGCAAGTATTGCTTACGTGATCCAGGATTTCACCAGCAAGAGAATAATTGCATCGAATGCAAAACGGATTAATGTGCAAGATAATCATCAAGCTGAATTCGAAGCGTTAATCGATGCACTAAAGTACCTCATTGATCATGACCTCACTGAATCAATCATTGAGATTCTGACCGACAGTAAAGGTCTATTTTTGAGTATTGAGAAAAGTTATTCGAAGAGTTATCCGGCAGAGAGTCAGCTGATCACCGACCTATTAAGCCAATTTAATCTGTATTATACCAAATTAATTAGTGACAAGGAAAATAAACATGCACACCGTTTAGCAATTACTGCTTTGCACAAGAAAAAAGAGGACCAGTAA
- a CDS encoding RluA family pseudouridine synthase, protein MTEFNLTITNETGRLDQVLAQQDFQLSRTQIKSLVKDGLITVNGGLKKISYAVNPGDQIQIQVPDTKPLTLAAENIPLDIIYEDDDVIVLNKPQGMVVHPSAGHRDHTLVNALLYHAKLAPAAEPFRPGIVHRIDKDTSGLLMVAKTALARESLERQLRDKVNKREYLAIVHGNFTEAKGKITAPIARSKVDRKKQAVDPNGRAAITHFFVEKQFAGFSLVKCVLETGRTHQIRVHMQYIKHPVAGDPIYAPKKTLAGNGQFLHAQTLGFYHPRTNKWLEFSVEPPKIFQEMLKKLANGDV, encoded by the coding sequence ATGACAGAATTCAATCTAACAATTACGAATGAAACTGGTCGCTTAGATCAGGTATTGGCCCAGCAGGATTTCCAATTGAGTCGGACACAAATCAAGTCTTTAGTAAAAGACGGCCTGATTACTGTCAACGGCGGCCTGAAGAAAATAAGTTATGCTGTTAACCCCGGTGATCAGATTCAAATTCAGGTACCAGATACGAAGCCGCTGACATTGGCAGCAGAAAATATACCACTCGACATTATCTACGAAGACGACGATGTCATCGTTTTGAACAAGCCGCAGGGGATGGTGGTCCATCCAAGTGCCGGCCACCGCGATCATACATTGGTGAACGCGTTGTTGTACCATGCAAAGCTTGCGCCTGCAGCGGAGCCATTCAGACCCGGTATCGTCCACCGTATTGATAAGGATACGTCTGGCTTACTGATGGTAGCGAAGACCGCTCTGGCCCGTGAGAGCCTCGAGCGCCAGCTGCGGGACAAGGTTAATAAACGCGAATATCTCGCAATTGTGCACGGTAATTTTACGGAGGCGAAGGGGAAGATCACTGCTCCAATTGCGCGAAGCAAAGTCGACCGCAAAAAACAAGCCGTCGATCCGAATGGTCGTGCGGCAATTACGCATTTCTTCGTCGAAAAACAATTCGCCGGTTTTTCACTTGTGAAGTGTGTCCTCGAGACGGGGCGCACACACCAGATTAGAGTGCACATGCAGTATATTAAGCACCCAGTTGCGGGCGATCCAATCTATGCTCCGAAAAAAACTTTAGCTGGCAATGGCCAATTTCTGCACGCTCAAACACTGGGATTCTATCACCCAAGAACCAATAAGTGGCTAGAATTTTCTGTTGAGCCACCCAAAATTTTTCAGGAGATGCTCAAAAAATTGGCTAACGGTGATGTATAG